A genome region from Tolypothrix sp. PCC 7712 includes the following:
- the carB gene encoding carbamoyl-phosphate synthase large subunit translates to MPRRQDLRKILLLGSGPIVIGQACEFDYSGTQACKALREEGYEVVLVNSNPATIMTDPETAERTYIEPLTPEMVAKVIAKERPDALLPTMGGQTALNLAVALAKNGVLEEYGVELIGAKLPAIEKAEDRKLFNDAMDKIGVQVCPSGTASSLEEAKAIARRIGTYPLIIRPAFTMGGTGGGIAYNQEEFEEMAQVGIDASPVSQILIDQSLLGWKEYELEVMRDLADNVVIICSIENLDPMGIHTGDSITVAPAQTLTDKEYQRLRDMAIKIIREIGVETGGSNIQFAVNPVSGDVVVIEMNPRVSRSSALASKATGFPIAKMAAKLAVGYTLDEIKNDITKKTPASFEPTIDYVVTKVPRFAFEKFPGSEPVLTTQMKSVGEAMSIARTFNESFQKALRSLETGRAGWGCDKAEKLPSGEQIRAQLRTPNPERIFAVRHAMQLGLTNEEIYELTGIDPWFLDKLQQLLEVEKFLKRTPLKELTKEQMYEVKREGYSDRQIAFATKTHEDEVRAYRKQLGVVPVYKTVDTCAAEFEAFTPYYYSTYEEETEVLPTDKPKVMILGGGPNRIGQGIEFDYCCCHAAYALKGAGYETIMVNSNPETVSTDYDTSDRLYFEPLTKEDVLNIIEAENPVGIIVQFGGQTPLKLAVPLQQILSNPESGLTTKIWGTSPDSIDMAENRERFEKILNQLNIAQPPNGIARSYEDALIVAKRIGYPVVVRPSYVLGGRAMEIVYSDAELERYMTFAVQVEPDHPILIDKFLENAIEVDVDAIADHTGRVVIGGIMEHIEQAGIHSGDSACSLPSISLPPAVLNQIRTWTVQLAQALSVVGLMNIQFAVVGASSYSPQIYILEANPRASRTVPFVSKATGVQLAKLASLIMSGKTLEELNFTQEVIPSHIAVKEAVLPFNKFPGTDTILGPEMRSTGEVMGIDTDFGRAFAKAEIAAGERLPLSGTVFVSMSDRDKAPAVNVVKEFIDLGFTVMATFGTRKVLQEHGLPVELVLKLHEGRPHVLDAIKNQKIQLIINTPSGEEAHTDARLIRRTALAYKIPIITTIAGAKATVAAIHSLQTTTLDVKVIQEYCLLQ, encoded by the coding sequence ATGCCCCGCCGTCAAGACCTCCGGAAGATACTGCTGTTAGGCTCTGGCCCAATTGTGATTGGACAAGCCTGTGAGTTCGACTACTCTGGCACTCAAGCCTGTAAAGCTTTGCGAGAAGAAGGTTATGAAGTGGTGTTGGTGAACTCTAACCCAGCGACAATCATGACCGATCCAGAAACAGCCGAGCGTACTTATATTGAGCCGCTGACACCGGAAATGGTCGCAAAAGTCATTGCCAAAGAACGTCCAGATGCTTTATTGCCAACTATGGGAGGACAAACTGCTCTGAATCTCGCCGTGGCTTTGGCGAAAAATGGTGTTTTAGAAGAGTATGGCGTTGAGTTAATTGGTGCGAAACTCCCAGCTATTGAAAAAGCTGAAGACAGAAAACTGTTCAACGATGCAATGGATAAGATTGGGGTGCAGGTTTGCCCCAGTGGTACCGCCTCATCTTTAGAAGAAGCAAAAGCGATCGCTCGCCGCATTGGTACTTATCCTCTAATTATTCGTCCTGCTTTCACTATGGGTGGTACGGGCGGCGGTATTGCTTACAACCAGGAAGAATTTGAGGAAATGGCACAGGTGGGTATTGATGCTAGCCCTGTGTCACAAATTCTCATCGATCAGTCCCTACTTGGTTGGAAGGAGTACGAATTAGAAGTGATGCGGGACTTGGCAGATAACGTGGTGATTATCTGCTCCATTGAAAACCTCGACCCGATGGGTATCCACACCGGAGACTCAATTACCGTTGCACCAGCTCAAACCCTCACCGATAAGGAATATCAACGGCTGCGGGATATGGCAATTAAAATCATCCGCGAAATTGGGGTAGAAACTGGCGGTTCTAATATCCAATTTGCTGTGAATCCGGTAAGTGGGGATGTGGTGGTGATTGAAATGAACCCCCGTGTGTCTCGTAGTTCTGCCTTGGCTTCCAAAGCTACTGGTTTCCCGATCGCCAAGATGGCGGCGAAGTTAGCTGTTGGCTATACCTTGGATGAAATTAAAAACGACATTACTAAGAAAACTCCCGCATCCTTTGAACCCACAATTGACTATGTAGTCACCAAAGTTCCCCGCTTTGCCTTTGAGAAGTTCCCTGGCTCAGAACCAGTGTTGACAACCCAGATGAAATCTGTGGGCGAAGCAATGTCAATTGCCCGGACATTTAACGAATCCTTCCAAAAAGCTCTGCGTTCCTTAGAAACTGGACGTGCAGGTTGGGGTTGCGACAAAGCCGAGAAATTACCTAGCGGCGAACAAATCCGCGCCCAGTTACGGACACCTAACCCAGAGCGCATTTTCGCCGTGCGTCATGCAATGCAATTGGGGCTAACTAATGAAGAAATCTACGAACTGACAGGTATTGACCCTTGGTTCCTCGATAAATTGCAACAACTGTTAGAAGTCGAGAAATTCCTCAAACGCACTCCTTTAAAAGAGTTGACAAAAGAGCAGATGTATGAAGTGAAGCGTGAGGGATATAGCGATCGCCAAATTGCTTTTGCTACCAAAACTCACGAAGATGAGGTACGCGCATACCGCAAACAGTTAGGAGTCGTTCCAGTTTACAAAACTGTAGACACCTGTGCTGCTGAGTTTGAAGCCTTTACTCCTTACTACTACTCCACCTACGAAGAAGAAACCGAAGTTTTACCCACCGACAAACCCAAAGTGATGATTTTGGGTGGTGGCCCCAACCGGATTGGGCAAGGAATTGAGTTTGATTACTGCTGTTGTCATGCAGCCTATGCTTTGAAAGGTGCAGGCTACGAGACAATTATGGTCAACTCTAACCCAGAGACAGTTTCTACAGATTATGACACCAGCGATCGCCTGTACTTTGAGCCATTAACTAAAGAAGATGTCCTCAATATCATTGAAGCTGAGAATCCTGTAGGCATCATTGTGCAATTCGGTGGACAAACACCATTGAAGCTAGCAGTACCTCTGCAACAAATACTCAGCAATCCCGAATCAGGACTCACTACAAAAATTTGGGGTACATCGCCAGATTCTATCGATATGGCAGAAAACCGGGAACGGTTTGAAAAGATCCTCAATCAGTTGAATATTGCTCAACCCCCCAATGGAATTGCTCGGAGTTACGAAGACGCGCTGATTGTCGCCAAACGCATTGGTTATCCAGTGGTGGTACGTCCTAGCTATGTGCTGGGGGGAAGGGCAATGGAAATCGTCTACTCCGATGCAGAACTAGAACGTTACATGACCTTTGCGGTACAGGTAGAACCCGATCACCCAATTTTGATTGATAAATTTTTGGAAAATGCCATCGAAGTTGATGTAGATGCGATCGCAGACCACACGGGACGAGTGGTAATTGGTGGTATTATGGAACACATCGAACAAGCGGGGATTCACTCTGGTGATTCAGCTTGCTCTTTACCTTCCATTTCCCTACCGCCAGCAGTGCTAAATCAAATTCGCACCTGGACAGTGCAGTTAGCACAGGCGCTTTCGGTAGTTGGGCTAATGAATATTCAGTTTGCTGTTGTGGGTGCTAGTAGCTATTCACCGCAAATTTACATTCTAGAAGCCAACCCCCGCGCCTCTCGGACTGTGCCCTTTGTTTCTAAAGCAACCGGTGTGCAATTGGCAAAACTCGCATCCTTAATCATGTCAGGCAAAACCTTAGAGGAGCTAAACTTCACTCAGGAAGTCATCCCCTCCCATATTGCGGTTAAAGAAGCAGTATTGCCATTCAATAAATTCCCCGGTACTGATACGATTTTGGGCCCTGAAATGCGCTCCACTGGTGAAGTTATGGGAATTGACACAGATTTTGGCCGCGCCTTTGCCAAAGCTGAAATCGCTGCGGGTGAGCGTCTACCATTGTCGGGCACAGTATTTGTATCCATGAGCGATCGCGATAAAGCTCCAGCAGTAAACGTCGTCAAAGAATTTATTGATTTGGGCTTTACAGTGATGGCAACATTTGGCACGCGTAAAGTTCTTCAGGAACATGGGCTACCTGTTGAGTTAGTCCTGAAACTCCATGAAGGTCGTCCTCACGTCCTGGATGCTATCAAAAACCAAAAAATCCAACTAATTATCAACACCCCATCGGGAGAAGAAGCCCATACTGATGCGCGGTTAATTCGCCGCACAGCCTTGGCTTACAAAATCCCCATCATCACCACCATTGCAGGAGCCAAAGCCACTGTTGCAGCCATACATTCTCTGCAAACTACCACTTTAGACGTAAAAGTCATCCAAGAATACTGCCTGCTGCAATAG
- a CDS encoding Dps family protein produces the protein MSDTTTVLRNFGHVYDNPVLLDHSVTAPVTEGFNVVLASFQALSLQYQKHHFVVEGAEFYSLHEFFNDSYKEIQEHIHEIGERLDGLGGVPVATFSKLAELTCFTQEPEGVFSARQMVENDLAAEQAIIGLIRRQAAQAESLGDRGTRYLYEKILLKTEERAYHLAHFLAKDSLTLGFVQPAQN, from the coding sequence ATGTCTGATACCACTACTGTGTTAAGAAACTTTGGTCATGTTTATGACAATCCAGTTTTATTAGATCACAGCGTAACTGCACCAGTTACTGAAGGATTTAACGTTGTCTTAGCAAGTTTTCAAGCTCTTTCCTTGCAATACCAAAAACATCATTTTGTGGTTGAGGGTGCAGAATTTTACTCTCTACATGAGTTTTTTAATGATAGTTATAAAGAAATACAAGAACATATCCATGAAATTGGAGAGCGCTTGGATGGACTAGGTGGTGTACCAGTAGCTACCTTTAGCAAGTTGGCAGAATTAACCTGTTTTACACAAGAGCCAGAAGGGGTATTTTCTGCGCGCCAAATGGTAGAAAATGACTTAGCAGCAGAGCAAGCAATTATTGGCTTGATTCGCCGCCAAGCTGCTCAGGCAGAGAGTTTGGGAGACCGTGGTACCCGTTACCTCTACGAAAAAATTCTTTTGAAAACTGAAGAACGCGCTTATCACTTGGCTCACTTCCTAGCAAAAGACAGCTTAACCTTAGGTTTTGTTCAACCTGCTCAGAACTAG
- a CDS encoding Asr1405/Asl0597 family protein has protein sequence MKSFSSEVETRHTLEVNWADRWQVYQRLQQLEIPCWCESNQPLQVEITNPLAIIQLWSVMRQFSVSRQDIISSLEKSWLRFNR, from the coding sequence TTGAAATCGTTTAGCTCAGAAGTAGAAACCAGACACACTTTAGAAGTGAATTGGGCGGATCGTTGGCAAGTTTATCAACGCTTACAGCAATTAGAGATTCCCTGTTGGTGTGAGTCTAACCAGCCATTGCAAGTTGAAATTACTAATCCTTTAGCAATAATTCAACTTTGGAGTGTCATGCGCCAGTTCAGTGTTTCCCGTCAAGACATAATTTCGAGTTTGGAGAAAAGCTGGCTACGTTTCAATCGTTGA
- a CDS encoding (2Fe-2S) ferredoxin domain-containing protein encodes MSGSHATEVSDFCLEGRFLEFVIKDGYKLKGLLIGTAEGESYVKLAKHLKYAFDLRLPPGTWLQIVGTKKHEVKSGKITLKAERVMAAIPEVSRIHDITTLTAAPSINKTKEKSPKSTILVCQKSDCMKRGGKGLCQALEAALSDRGLEDQVTIKGTGCMKNCKGGPNLVMPDKTRYSRIQAAQVPALMDKHFAKNSENQQPEPQKEIVISVVSNS; translated from the coding sequence ATGAGTGGATCGCACGCTACCGAAGTATCAGATTTTTGCCTTGAAGGAAGATTTCTGGAATTTGTGATTAAGGATGGCTATAAGCTCAAAGGCTTGCTCATCGGGACTGCTGAAGGTGAATCTTATGTGAAACTTGCTAAACATTTAAAATATGCTTTTGATTTGCGCTTACCGCCAGGTACTTGGCTGCAAATTGTCGGGACAAAAAAGCATGAAGTAAAAAGCGGCAAAATCACGTTGAAAGCTGAACGTGTCATGGCAGCAATCCCCGAAGTCTCCCGAATTCATGACATTACGACATTAACAGCAGCGCCATCTATTAATAAAACTAAAGAGAAATCTCCGAAAAGCACTATTTTGGTTTGTCAAAAATCTGATTGCATGAAACGCGGTGGTAAAGGACTTTGCCAAGCGTTGGAAGCAGCATTAAGCGATCGCGGTTTGGAAGACCAAGTTACGATTAAAGGTACTGGCTGTATGAAAAACTGCAAAGGTGGGCCTAACTTAGTAATGCCAGATAAAACTCGTTACAGTCGCATTCAAGCCGCACAAGTTCCTGCACTCATGGATAAGCATTTTGCCAAAAATAGCGAAAACCAGCAGCCAGAGCCTCAAAAAGAAATAGTGATATCTGTTGTCAGCAATAGTTAG
- a CDS encoding pentapeptide repeat-containing protein — MPSFNRDAPQYPLRQEWMNKRSCIVVCLCYLAGIITLPIILFLFWNRPEAQKQRFLQRETNQCQRCDLSNKDLSLKQFNNADFSQANLQNTILGATKLRNANFSHANLQQAVLRQANLENTIFDGANLSQADFHCGAGTCTYLDGTSFRNANLTGANFSYVGRTPVGDLGLPNVDFTGSDLSEANFEGANLKGSVMDQAKLCNTKMPDGKISKRNC; from the coding sequence ATGCCAAGCTTTAACCGAGATGCGCCTCAATACCCTCTCAGACAAGAATGGATGAATAAGCGTTCTTGTATTGTAGTTTGTCTATGCTATCTAGCTGGAATAATAACTCTGCCAATCATCTTATTTTTATTTTGGAATCGGCCTGAAGCTCAAAAGCAACGTTTTTTGCAAAGAGAAACTAATCAATGTCAGCGATGTGACCTATCGAACAAAGACCTATCATTGAAACAGTTCAACAATGCAGATTTCTCTCAGGCAAATCTCCAAAACACAATTTTAGGAGCCACTAAACTCCGGAACGCTAATTTTTCTCATGCTAATCTTCAACAAGCTGTGCTACGGCAAGCCAATCTAGAAAATACTATTTTTGATGGTGCAAATTTGTCTCAAGCTGATTTTCACTGTGGTGCTGGCACTTGTACATATCTGGATGGTACAAGTTTTAGAAATGCGAATTTAACTGGTGCTAATTTTAGTTATGTTGGACGGACTCCAGTCGGTGATTTAGGATTGCCAAATGTTGATTTTACAGGATCTGACTTAAGTGAAGCTAACTTTGAGGGTGCTAACTTGAAAGGGTCTGTGATGGATCAAGCCAAGCTCTGTAATACAAAAATGCCTGATGGAAAAATCTCTAAACGAAATTGTTAA